In the Cydia splendana chromosome 2, ilCydSple1.2, whole genome shotgun sequence genome, one interval contains:
- the LOC134799931 gene encoding uncharacterized protein LOC134799931, translating into MFIVSSRSNNTLFLISEDYEDLHENQDYNEEYKYENTSTIRTEGCRIPFMNTVEESVRELIPENYPNDMEPCKGNPLVESNKTHIWIQKENIKYYKIEDPKNLKCCYKSFYRPTQIDDITATNNDERVKYNKCVYFNDTIEVAHEFIRIICGDNETVFDTFLIFAREKEAGNDFKVNKDLPYNVLVLGIDSMSRLNFHRTMPKTAAYMKYLDAIELYGYNKIGDNTFPNLIAVLLGKKDTELEDTCLPNTRAFFDNCPFIWKRFQRAGYSTALAEDNASMGMFDFVKRGFVGFPTDYYFHTFIHQAEHHAGTNKDNHAFLCMNEKFFFKILLDYVEDLATTLKNKLFGFFWEITMSHGRLNYPMVMDESYANFFTKMRDSGYLNETIIFFMSDHGMRWGAFRQTRQGYLEDRLPFVFALFPPSFREKYNLAYANLKLNSRRLTTPFDIHSTLLDLTALDNIENEKINSRSNESYSKHRNISLFLPVPSNRTCKSADIDDHWCACHSGVVASRESLEAKEAAEFVVSHLNDILKDYPQCVELKLAGVMSVTELLLSGSEDSKWRELSVVVRTWPGDGVFEATVGRGAGRWSLAGAVSRLNFYGDQSHCVPHYQLKLYCYCS; encoded by the coding sequence ATGTTCATCGTATCATCAAGGTCTAATAATACCTTGTTCTTAATATCAGAAGACTACGAGGATTTGCATGAGAACCAAGATTATAACGAAGAATACAAATATGAAAATACCAGTACTATTCGTACGGAAGGATGTCGTATACCTTTCATGAATACAGTTGAAGAATCTGTACGAGAATTGATCCCTGAAAACTATCCGAATGATATGGAACCCTGTAAAGGTAATCCTTTGGTAGAATCAAATAAGACTCACATTTGGATTcaaaaagaaaatataaaatattataaaatagaagATCCAAAGAACCTAAAATGCTGTTACAAATCGTTTTATCGTCCAACGCAGATAGACGACATAACGGCAACCAATAACGATGAAAGAGTGAAATATAACAAATGTGTATATTTTAATGACACAATAGAGGTTGCTCATGAATTTATTAGAATTATTTGCGGAGATAATGAAACTGTATTTGATACTTTTCTAATTTTTGCTCGCGAGAAAGAAGCAGGCAACGACTTTAAGGTTAATAAAGATTTACCTTACAACGTATTAGTTTTAGGCATAGATTCTATGTCGAGATTAAATTTCCACAGAACGATGCCTAAGACTGCAGCTTATATGAAATACTTGGATGCCATAGAATTATATGGATACAATAAAATAGGAGATAACACATTTCCCAATTTGATAGCTGTGCTACTTGGGAAGAAAGACACAGAGCTGGAAGATACATGTCTTCCGAATACACGGGCTTTTTTTGACAACTGTCCCTTCATCTGGAAGCGCTTTCAACGCGCTGGATATTCAACCGCGTTGGCAGAAGACAATGCCTCCATGGGCATGTTTGACTTTGTGAAACGTGGCTTTGTGGGTTTCCCTACTGACTACTATTTCCACACCTTCATCCACCAAGCTGAACATCACGCTGGCACAAATAAGGATAATCACGCTTTCCTGTGCATGAACGAAAAATTTTTCTTCAAAATCCTCCTGGACTATGTTGAAGATTTGGCAACAACTTTAAAGAACAAGCTATTCGGATTCTTCTGGGAAATCACTATGAGTCACGGTAGATTAAACTATCCAATGGTAATGGATGAAAGTTATGCCAATTTCTTTACCAAGATGCGTGATTCTGGATATTTGAATGAAACTATTATCTTCTTCATGAGTGACCACGGCATGCGCTGGGGTGCATTTCGTCAAACAAGACAAGGATATTTAGAAGACAGACTGCCTTTTGTATTTGCCTTATTCCCGCCTTCGTTTCGTGAAAAATACAACTTGGCCTATGCAAATCTCAAGCTGAATAGTCGTCGTCTAACCACGCCTTTCGATATACATTCTACATTACTAGATTTAACAGCTTTAGATAACATTGAAAATGAAAAGATAAACTCACGCAGCAACGAAAGTTATTCCAAACATCGCAATATCAGTTTGTTTCTCCCTGTCCCAAGTAACAGGACATGTAAATCAGCAGATATAGATGACCACTGGTGCGCGTGTCACAGCGGAGTGGTTGCGTCTCGTGAAAGTTTGGAAGCAAAAGAAGCAGCTGAGTTTGTAGTATCACATCTGAATGATATTCTCAAGGATTATCCTCAATGCGTTGAACTGAAGTTGGCTGGGGTGATGAGCGTTACTGAGCTTCTGCTATCAGGAAGCGAGGATTCAAAATGGCGTGAGTTAAGTGTGGTGGTGCGGACGTGGCCGGGGGATGGTGTGTTCGAGGCGACTGTGGGGAGGGGGGCTGGTCGCTGGTCGCTGGCCGGCGCTGTCAGTCGACTCAACTTCTATGGTGACCAGAGTCACTGTGTGCCGCATTATCAACTGAAACTGTACTGCTATTGCAGTTGA